A stretch of Deltaproteobacteria bacterium DNA encodes these proteins:
- the nuoL gene encoding NADH-quinone oxidoreductase subunit L: MFAQVSQWVVWVPFLPLIGAMINGAYSFSGAKLVRPIVHWIACGSIGLSFLISAGTFLHFSTLPVESREVTVTLFNWILFDNLWADVALLIDPLTLVMMLVVSGVGTIIHVYSVGYMAHDHSYARYFSYLNLFCFAMLLLVMGANFFMLFVGWEGVGLCSYLLIGFWFTDKEKAVAGMKAFIVNRIGDFGFLIGLLILFWALHAVGYPTVSFSELKEAAPLLKDQTLWGLPVVTLVCLFFFVGATGKSAQIPLYVWLPDAMAGPTPVSALIHAATMVTAGVYMIGRLNFLYSMSPEALTIVAVIGFLTAAFAAVIAFAQNDIKKVLAYSTISQLGFMFGAMGVGAYVAGIFHLVTHAFFKACLFLGSGSVIHACSGEQDMRKMGDLKKWMPITFATFFTATLAIAGIFPLAGFFSKDEILWHTFNQKPLLWVVGVLAAIGTAIYMFRLVAMTFYGKLRLEGDARHHLHESPYSMTVPLILLALLSVVGGFLGFPNVLGHLFGFHETNHFGRWLAPVLAVHQTEESLLPHSVEYGLMIFSFLIAAVGCYVGYTLYTRRQDIPQKVVGRFPVLYRTVLNKFYVDEVYEVVFVKGLLRLNSALASFDLKVIDGLVNLSALLTRITSRISGFFDKIFVDGLVNLVANSTLWSSAIHRIQTGRIQSYLYYALGGVVVMLLYRIL; this comes from the coding sequence ATGTTTGCACAAGTTAGTCAATGGGTGGTGTGGGTCCCTTTTCTCCCGCTGATCGGGGCGATGATCAACGGGGCTTATAGTTTTTCGGGGGCCAAATTGGTTCGTCCGATCGTTCATTGGATCGCCTGTGGATCGATCGGGCTCTCTTTTCTGATTTCGGCCGGAACCTTTCTTCATTTTAGCACCTTGCCGGTTGAGTCACGCGAGGTGACCGTGACCCTCTTCAACTGGATCCTTTTTGATAATCTGTGGGCCGATGTCGCCCTTCTCATTGACCCCCTGACCCTGGTCATGATGCTCGTTGTGTCGGGCGTTGGGACGATTATTCATGTCTATTCGGTTGGCTACATGGCGCATGATCACAGCTATGCCCGCTACTTCAGCTATCTAAACCTTTTCTGCTTTGCGATGCTGTTGCTTGTGATGGGGGCCAACTTTTTCATGCTCTTTGTCGGTTGGGAAGGGGTTGGCCTCTGCTCCTACCTCCTGATTGGCTTCTGGTTTACGGACAAGGAGAAGGCGGTCGCTGGCATGAAGGCGTTTATTGTGAACCGCATTGGTGATTTTGGTTTTCTGATCGGTCTGCTCATTCTCTTTTGGGCCCTGCATGCCGTCGGATATCCGACGGTCTCTTTTTCGGAACTTAAGGAGGCTGCCCCGCTGCTTAAGGATCAAACGTTGTGGGGCTTACCGGTGGTGACACTCGTCTGCCTCTTTTTCTTTGTCGGGGCGACGGGCAAATCGGCCCAGATTCCTCTTTATGTCTGGTTGCCTGACGCGATGGCGGGCCCAACGCCGGTCTCGGCCCTTATTCATGCTGCTACGATGGTGACGGCTGGTGTTTACATGATTGGGCGGCTCAATTTTCTCTACTCGATGTCACCCGAGGCATTGACTATCGTGGCGGTTATCGGTTTTCTTACGGCTGCGTTTGCTGCTGTGATTGCCTTTGCCCAGAATGATATCAAGAAGGTCTTGGCCTATTCAACAATCAGCCAGCTCGGTTTCATGTTTGGGGCGATGGGCGTTGGGGCCTATGTTGCAGGCATCTTTCACCTCGTGACCCATGCCTTCTTCAAGGCCTGTCTCTTCCTGGGGTCAGGGTCAGTCATCCATGCCTGCAGTGGTGAACAGGATATGCGCAAAATGGGGGATCTCAAAAAGTGGATGCCGATCACCTTTGCTACGTTTTTTACGGCAACGCTTGCGATTGCCGGCATCTTTCCACTCGCCGGATTTTTTTCCAAGGATGAGATCCTCTGGCACACCTTCAATCAGAAGCCACTTCTCTGGGTGGTCGGGGTCCTGGCCGCGATTGGTACCGCCATTTATATGTTCCGCCTTGTTGCCATGACCTTTTACGGCAAACTGCGACTCGAGGGGGATGCGCGCCACCACCTTCATGAGTCTCCTTATTCGATGACGGTTCCGTTGATCCTGCTTGCGCTCCTCTCCGTGGTTGGAGGTTTTTTGGGATTTCCGAATGTCTTGGGGCATCTCTTTGGTTTTCATGAGACCAACCACTTTGGCCGGTGGCTTGCCCCGGTCCTGGCGGTGCATCAGACGGAAGAATCACTGCTCCCTCACTCGGTGGAGTACGGTTTAATGATCTTCTCATTTCTGATTGCAGCGGTTGGTTGCTATGTCGGGTATACTTTATATACCCGGAGACAGGATATCCCGCAAAAAGTGGTCGGCCGATTTCCTGTTCTTTATCGAACGGTTTTGAACAAGTTTTATGTTGACGAGGTTTATGAGGTTGTTTTTGTGAAGGGGTTGCTCAGGCTTAACAGCGCCTTGGCAAGCTTTGATCTCAAGGTGATCGACGGCCTCGTAAATCTCTCGGCCCTGTTGACCCGGATCACCTCGCGCATTTCCGGATTCTTCGACAAGATTTTTGTCGACGGCCTCGTGAATCTCGTGGCGAATAGCACACTCTGGAGCTCCGCCATCCATCGGATCCAGACAGGGAGGATTCAAAGTTATTTATACTATGCGTTGGGTGGCGTTGTCGTGATGCTGTTGTACCGAATTTTGTAA